The Streptomyces sp. ICC1 DNA window TCGAGCTCATGCTCAACGCCTGCAACCTCGCCTTCGTCACCTTCTCCCGGATGCACGGCAACCTCGACGGCCAGATCATCGCGTTCTTCACGATGGTCGTCGCCGCCGCGGAGGTCGTGGTGGGCCTCGCGATCATCGTGTCGCTGTTCCGTACCCGCCACTCGGCCTCGGTCGACGACGCCAGCCTGATGAAGCTGTAAGGGGTCGCTGTGGAGAACATGATCGCGCTGCTGGTAGCAGCGCCCCTGCTCGGAGCGGTGGTGCTGCTCTGCGGCGGCCGCCGCCTCGACAAGGCCGGCCACTGGATCGGCACCCTGCTCGCCGCCGCCTCCTTCGGCATCGGCCTCACCCTCTTCGCCGACATGCTCGGCAAGGGCGCCGAGGACCGGACCTTCCACCAGCGGCTGTTCAGCTGGATTCCGGTGGAGGGCTTCCAGGCCGACATCGGCTTCCAGCTCGACCAGCTGTCGATGACCTTCGTCCTGCTGATCTCCGGGGTGGGCACGCTCATCCACGTGTACTCCATCGGGTACATGGAGCACGACGAGCGCCGCCGCCGCTTCTTCGGCTACCTCAACCTCTTCGTCGCCGCGATGCTGCTCCTGGTCATCGCCGACAACTACCTCCTGCTGTACGTCGGCTGGGAGGGCGTGGGCCTCGCCTCGTACCTCCTCATCGGCTTCTGGCAGCACAAGCCCAGCGCGGCCACCGCCGCGAAGAAGGCCTTCCTGGTCAACCGGGTCGGCGACATGGGCCTTTCGATCGCCATCATGCTGATGTTCACCACCTTCGGAACCTTCGCCTTCGGCCCGGTCCTCGGCTCGGTCTCCGAGGCCGGCGAGGGCAAGCTGACGGCCATCGCCCTGATGCTGCTGCTCGCCGCCTGCGGCAAGTCGGCTCAGGTGCCGCTGCAGTCCTGGCTCGGCGACGCGATGGAGGGCCCGACCCCGGTCTCGGCCCTCATCCACGCGGCGACCATGGTCACCGCCGGCGTCTACCTGATCGTCCGCTCGGGCGCCATCTTCAACGGCGCGCCGGACGCGCAGACCGCGGTCGTCGTGGTCGGCGCCGTCACGCTGCTCTTCGGTGCGATCGTCGGTTGCGCGAAGGACGACATCAAGAAGGCCCTCGCCGGCTCGACGATGTCGCAGATCGGCTACATGATCCTGGCGGCGGGCCTCGGCCCCATCGGATACGTCTTCGCGATCATGCACCTGGTCACGCACGGCTTCTTCAAGGCCGGGCTCTTCCTCGGCGCGGGTTCGGTCATGCACGGCATGAACGACGAGGTCGACATGCGCAAGTACGGCGGGCTGCGCACGTACATGCCCGTCACCTTCGTGACCTTCGGCCTCGGCTACCTCGCCATCATCGGGTTCCCGGGCCTGTCGGGCTTCTTCTCCAAGGACATGATCATCGAGGCCGCCTTCGCGAGGGGCGGCACCCAGGGCTGGATCCTCGGCGGAGTGACCCTCCTCGGCGCGGCGATCACCGCCTTCTACATGACCCGGGTCATGCTCCTCACCTTCTTCGGCGAGAAGCGCTGGCAGCCCGACGCGAACGGACACGCGCCGCACCCGCACGAGTCCCCGAAGTCCATGACCATCCCGATGATCGTCCTGGCCTTCGGCTCGGTCTTCGCGGGCGGCTTCTTCGGCATCGGCGACCGGTTCCTGAAGTGGCTCGAGCCCGTCACCGGGCACGAGCACGGCCACCCGCCGGTCAGCGCCCTGACGGTGACCCTGGCCACGATGGTCGTCCTCGTCATCGGGGTCGCCATCGCCTGGGCGATGTACGGCAGGAAGCCCGTCCCGGTCATCGCCCCGCGCGGCTCGCTCCTCACCCGGGCGGCCCGGCGGGACCTCTACCAGGACGACTTCAACCACGTCGTCCTGGTGCGCGGCGGGGAGCACCTGACCCGCTCCCTCGTCTACGTCGACCACAGCCTGGTCGACGGAGTGGTCAACGGGACGGCCGCCGGAGTCGGCGGGCTCTCGGGCCGGCTGCGCAAGCTGCAGAACGGCTACGCCCGCAGCTACGCGGTCTCGATGTTCGGGGGCACGGCGATCCTGATCGCCGCGACCCTGCTGATGAGGGCGGTGTGAGATGAGTTTCCCGCTTCTGACGGTGACGGCCGCGGTACCCGCGGTCGGCGCGATCCTGACGGCGGCCGTCCCGGCCGCCCGCCGGACCGCGGCCAAATGGCTCGCCCTGTTCTTCTCGCTGGCGACCCTGGCCCTGGCCGTGCTCGTCGCCGTCCGCTTCGAGCCCGGTGGCGACCGCTACCAGCTCACCGAGTCCCACGCCTGGATCCCCGACTTCGGGCTCCGCTACGAACTGGGCGTCGACGGCATCGGGGTGGCGCTCATCGCGCTCACCGCCGTGTTGATGCCGTTCATCATTCTGGCTGGGTGGCATGACGCCGACCCGTTGGAGAACAAGAGCCAGCGCTGGCGGCCGACCCAGGGCTTCTTCGCCCTGATCCTGCTGGTCGAGGCGATGGTGATCATCTCCTTCGAGGCCACCGACGTCTTCCTCTTCTACATCTTCTTCGAAGCCATGCTCATCCCGATGTACTTCCTCATCGGCGGCTTCGGGGACCGGGCTACTTCCTCCCAGTCAGCCACTGCCGCGGCGGGCGGGTCCGATGAGAACGCGGCCGCGCAGCGCTCGTACGCGGCGGTCAAGTTCCTCCTCTACAACCTGGCCGGCGGCCTGATCATGCTGGCCGCGGTCATCGGGCTGTACGTGGTCGCAGGGAACTTCTCGCTCCAGGAGATCGCCGCCGCCCGCGCCGCGGGCACGCTCGACATGGCGACCAACACCGAGCGGTGGCTGTTCCTCGGCTTCTTCTTCGCCTTCGCGGTGAAGGCCCCGCTGTGGCCGCTGCACACCTGGCTGCCGAACGCGATGGGGGAGTCCACCGCCCCGGTCGCCGTCCTGATCACCGCGGTCGTCGACAAGGTCGGCACCTTCGCGATGCTCCGCTTCTGCCTCGGGCTCTTCCCCGAGGCCAGCAAGTGGGCCACTCCGGTGATCCTGGTCCTGGCCCTGATCAGCATCGTCTACGGCGCGCTGGTCGCGGTCGGGCAGCGCGACATCAAGCGGCTGATCGCCTACGCCTCGATCTCGCACTTCGGCTTCATCGTCCTCGGCATCTTCGCGATGACCTCCCAGGGCCAGTCGGGCGCGACGCTCTACATGGTCAACCACGGGATCTCGACGGCGGCGCTGATGCTGGTGGCCGGCTTCCTGATCTCGCGGCGCGGCTCGCGCCTCATCGCCGACTACGGCGGCGTGCAGAAGGTGGCCCCGGTCCTCGCCGGCACCTTCCTGATCGGCGGGCTGGCCACCCTGTCGCTGCCGGGGCTCGCCCCGTTCGTCAGCGAGTTCCTGGTCCTGGTCGGCACGTTCGCCCGCTACCCGGTCGCCGGCATCATCGCCACCTTCGGCATCGTGCTGGCCGCCCTCTACACGCTGGTCCTCTACCAGCGCACCATGACCGGCCCGCTGAAGGAGGAGCTCCGCACCATGCCGGACCTGCGCCTGCGCGAGGTCCTGGTCGTCGCCCCGCTGATCGCCCTGCTGATCGGGCTGGGCGTCTACCCGAAGCCGCTGACCGAGATCGTCAACCCGGCGGTGGAGCACACCATGTCGGACGTGAAGCAGACGGACCCGAAGCCCGAGGTGGGCGTCGTGGCCGAGCACGCCGAGCACGCCAAGAAGGGGGAGGCGGCGAAGTGAGCACCGTGACTGCTGCCCAGAACCTGCTGCCGACACTGGCGGCAGCGGCGCCGATCGACAAGATCCCGGCGCCGCACATCGAGTACGCCCAGCTCTCGCCCACGCTCATCGTGCTGGGAGCGGCGATCATCGGAGTCCTCGTCGAGGCCTTCGTCCCGCGCAAGGCGCGCTACTACACGCAGGTGTTCCTCGCCGTCGCCGCGCTGGCCTCGGCCTTCGCGGCGGTGGTGGGGCTCGCCGCCGGCGGGTACGGATCCACCAAGGCGCACATCGCGGCCATGGGGGCCGTGGCCGTCGACGGCCCGGCGCTCTTCCTGCAGGGCACCATCGTGCTGGCCTCGATCGTGGCGATCTTCACCTTCGCCGAGCGGCGCCTGGACCCGGCCGCCCACGGCAACCGGGTGGACTCCTTCGCCGCCCAGGCGGCGTCCGTACCGGGCAGCGACAGCGAGAAGGAAGCCGTCAAGGCGGGCTTCACCACCACCGAGGTCTTCCCGCTCGCCCTGTTCGCGGTCGCCGGAATGCTGATCTTCCCCGCGGCCAACGACCTGCTGACGCTGTTCGTGGCCCTGGAGGTCTTCTCCCTCCCGCTGTACCTGCTCTGCGCCGTCGCCCGCCGCCAGCGGCTGATGTCGCAGGAGGCCGCCGTCAAGTACTTCCTGCTCGGCGCGTTCTCCTCCGCCTTCCTCCTCTTCGGCATCGCGCTCCTGTACGGCTACGCGGGCTCCGTCTCGTACGCGGTCATCGCGGAGGTCGTCGACGGCACCGTCGCGAACGTCGATCCGGCGCTCGCCGGCACCATGGGCAACGACGCGCTGCTGCTGATCGGCGGCGCGCTCATCCTGATGGGCCTGCTCTTCAAGGTCGGCGCGGTCCCCTTCCACATGTGGACCCCGGACGTCTACCAGGGCGCTCCGACGCCGGTCACCGGCTTCATGGCGGCGGCGACGAAGGTGGCCGCCTTCGGCGCCCTCCTGCGCCTGCTGTACGTGGTGCTGCCGGGCCTGCGGTGGGACTGGCGGCCGGTCATGTGGGGCGTCGCGATCGTCACGATGCTCGCGGGCGCGGTGATCGCCGTGACCCAGACCGACGTCAAGCGGCTCCTGGCCTACTCCTCGATCGCGCACGCCGGTTTCATCCTGGCCGGTGTGATCGCCACCTCGGCGGAGGGCGTCAAGTCCGTCCTCTTCTACCTGGGCGCGTACTCCTTCGTGACGATCGGCGCGTTCGCGGTGGTCACCCTGGTCCGCGACGCGGGCGGCGAGGCGACGCACCTGTCGAAGTGGGCGGGCCTCGGCCGTCGTTCGCCGCTGACGGCGGCGGTCTTCGCGGTCTTCCTGCTCGCCTTCGCCGGCATCCCGCTGACGTCGGGCTTCTCCGGCAAGTTCGCCGTGTTCAAGGCGGCGGCGGAGGGCGGCGCGGGAGCGCTGGTCGTGGTCGGTGTCATCTCGTCCGCGATCGCCGCGTTCTTCTACATCCGGGTGATCGTCCTGATGTTCTTCAGCGAGCCGAAGGCGGACGGCCCGACGGTGGCCGTCCCCTCCCCGCTGACGATGACGACGATCGCGGTGGGCGTGGCGGTGACGCTGGTCCTGGGCGTGGCCCCGCAGTACTTCCTGGAACTGGCGGGCAGCGCGAGCACGTTCGTCCGCTGACCGTACCGAGCACGCCGAAGGGCCCGGCCCCCCCGTGGAGGGGGCCGGGCCCTTCGGCGTGCGGGCCTGGTCGTCCTAGTGGCCGCCGTGGTCGTGCTCGGCGGCGGGCTTCTCCGGGGTACCGGGCTTGGCGGGGCAGGTCAGGGCCGGGTTCCAGTTGTGGAAGCGGCCGGCCGGATTGTCCTCGTACGCCCACAGGTGGAGGTCGTAGTGCTTGGGCATGCCCGCCCAGTGGCCGGGCATGGGGCCGTCGAACGGCAGCCCGAACATGCTCGGCCGGTCGTCGGTGGTCTTCAGGTCCTGGTCCCGGTCGGTGGACATCCACTCCACCGTCTGGAGCTTGCGGCGGCCGTGGCGGTCCTTCGCGGTGCTGTAGAGGAGCGCGGCCGGTTTGGCCGGGTCCGTCGAACCCCAGTTGGCTTCCTTGACGTAGTGGTAGCCCATGGTGCCCACCCCGAACGGGTTGGTCATGCACTCCTGGCCGTGCGGAAGGTAGCCGTCCTTGATCGCCGCCCGCTCGTCGACGTACTTGGCGGTCACCGCCATCGCCGTCGCCATGTCCCGCATGGCCTGGCGGTTGCGCGGGTCGGGCGCGGGCCCGTCGACCCCGTGGGCCGGGGCGACGGCGGACAGGCCGAGCGATATGGCGGCCGCGCAGGTCAGGAAGGCCTTGCGGGGGCGGAGGGACATCGGGGCTCCTGCCGTTCGGGGACTTTGGTCCACCATCCCGGCGCCGCGGCGGGCCCGCATGCGGCGTGCCTCCGAACGGGGGTCCGGGGGCGGGCCGGTCAGGCCGGACGGGTGGTTCCCGGGCGGCAGCGCACGTCCGGGTTGTAGAGCGCGAACCGGCCGCTCGGGTTCTCCTTCCACAGCCAGACGCGCAGGGTGTAGTGGGCGGGCTGGCCCGGGAACTTTCCGGGGATCGGCCCGTTGAACGCGGCCCCGAAGAGGTTCGCGGGGCGGTTCGGACCGGTGGAGGTCCACTCCAGGGCGACGAGCCTGCGGCTGCCCCGGACGTCGTCCTCGTAGATCAGGGCGGTGGGCTTCGAGGGGTCGCGGGAGTCGTCGTGGGCGTGGTTGAAGTGGGGGTAACCGAGCCCCCCGGCCCCGGGCTTGCCGGGGACGCAGTAGGTGTCGGGCACGTAGCCGGCGGCGGTGGCGGTACGGGTGTGCTGGTACTTGGCGGTCGCGCGGTACGCGGCGGCGAGCTGGAGGGAATCGGCCGGTGCCGGTGCCGGTGCCGGTGCCTGCGGCGCGAGGGCGGGGGCGGCGCCGGCCAGGGCCAGGGCGGCCAGGGCCAGGAGGCCGGTAACAGGGATCATCCCCGCAGCCTGCGCTCCGGCTGCCGCGCCTGCCAGACGACTGACCCGACGAGCCGCCCCCCAACCGGGTCGGGCCGGTGCAGCCCCGCCGGCGCGCCCGGAGCCCCTCCCGGCCCCTCCCAGCCCCGCCGGCGTTGGAGGCGCGGGTCCGGGCCGGCCCGGGGAACGGTGGAAGGGTGGGTAGGGGACGAGCCCCGCGCAGCGGAAGCCCGGTGGTCGTGCGCGGCGCCGCTGTTGCGGCCGGCGCCGTAGTCGGCGGCGAGGGCGTCCTCCAGGGGGAGGACGCCGCTGGGGTAGCCGCCCGCCAGGATCTGGTGGAAACGGTGGGGTGGGGGGAAGATCCGCCACCCCGCCGTTTCCGGTCGTCCAGAGGTGTGGACGCGGCGTCACATCACTGCGCGGCGCCCACGATGCGGCCGGTGACCTCGCCGAGGCCCACACGGGTGCCGTGGGCGCCCGGCGCCCAGGCGGTGAGGGTGACGGTGTCCCCGTCCTCCAGGAAGGTGCGCTTGCCGTCCGTGAGCTCGATGGCGTCGCGGCCGTTCCAGGTGAGCTCCAGCAGCGAGCCGCGCTGGCCGGTCTCCGGGCCGCTGACGGTGCCCGAGCCGTAGACGTCGCCGGTGCGCAGGGAGGCGCCGTTGACGGTCATGTGGGCGAGCTGCTGGGCGGCGGTCCAGTACATCGACGCGAACGGCGGGTGCGCCACCTCCTGCCCGTTGATGGAGACGGTGATGTGCAGGTCGAAGCCGCCGGGGCGCTCGGCGGCGGCGTCGTCCAGGTAGGGCAGGAGCGGGAAGTCGCGGGCGGGCGGGGTGACACGGGCCCCGTCCAGGGCCTCCAGCGGGGTGACCCAGGCGGAGACGGAGGTGGCGAAGGACTTGCCGAGGAAGGGGCCGAGCGGCACGTACTCCCAGGCCTGGATGTCGCGCGCGGACCAGTCGTTGAGCAGGAACAGGCCGAAGACGTGGTCCTCGAAGTCGCCCAGGGCCACCGGGCTGCCCAGCTCGGAGGGGGTGCCGACGACGAAGCCGACCTCGGCCTCGATGTCGAGCTTGACGGACGGCCCGAAGACGGGCGCCGGGTCGGCGGGCGCCTTGCGCTGCCCGGAGGGGCGTACGACATCGGTGCCGGAGACGACGATCGTCCCGGCGCGGCCGTGGTAACCGATCGGCAGGTGCTTCCAGTTGGGGGTCAGCGCGTCGCCGTCCGGGCGGAACATCTGCCCGACGTTGGTGGCGTGGTGCTCGCTCGCGTAGAAGTCGACGTAGTCGGCGACCTCGTACGGGAGGTGCAGCACGACCTCGTCCAGCGGCAGCAGGTGCGGCTCCACGGCGGGCCGGTGGCCGGGGTCGGTGACCCAGGCGGTCAGCGCGCGGCGCACGTCGTGCCAGGCGGTGCGGCCCGCGGCGAGCAGCGGGTTGAGCGTGGGCTGTCCGAGCAGTCCGGTGTACGGGGACCCGAGCGCGGCGGCGGCCGCCCCCGCGTCGAGCACGTGGCCGCCGATGCGGACGCCGATCCGGCGCCGGGCCTCACCGGCGGTGGAGAACACGCCGTAGGGGAGGTTGTGCGGCCCGAACGGGTCGCCCTCGGGAACATCGAGGGGGCTCTGCTGGGGCATGGGGTACTGCCTCGCTTTCGACGCGGTCCGGGGGTGTCCCGGGAGCTTGTTGACACGTTACGGGGCTGGTGGGGCGTGCGGGAGGCCGGATTCGGGCACTATTTGTAGGACTTGTCCGAGCGGGTCCGTATCCTTGAACCCGTGACTTCCGCCCTCCCCTATGCACTCGTGGCCACCGACCTGGACGGGACTCTGCTGCGCGCCGGAGACACCGTCTCGGCCCGCTCCCACACCGCTCTCGCCGCCGCCCGTGCGGCCGGCGCCCGGCACATCATCGTGACAGGCCGCCCCGTCCCGCAGGTCCGCCACGTCCTGGACGGCCTCGGCTACACGGGGCTCGCGGTGTGCGGGCAGGGCGCGCAGGTCTACGACGCGGCGGCCGGGCTGCTGCTGCACTCCGTGGCCATGGACCGGGAGCTGGCCGAGGTCGCGCTCGGGAAGATCGAGGCGGAGGTCGGGGAGGTCTACGCGGCGGTCAACCAGGAAGGCCTCGACGCGGAGATGCTGATAGGGCCGGGCTACCGGATGTGGCACCCGCACCTGCCGACGGTGCGGGTGGCGCGGCGGTCCGACCTCTGGGCTTCGCCGATCAACAAGGTGCTGCTCCAGCACCCGCGGCTGTCGGACGACGAGCTGACGGCGGTGGCCCGTTCGGTCGTCGGGGACCTGGTCAACGTCACGATGGCCGGGGAGCACACGGTCGAGCTCCAGCCGCCGGGCATCGACAAGGCGAGCGGGCTGGCGGTGGCGGCGTCGCTTTTGGACGTCACCGGGTCGTCGACCATCGCCTTCGGCGACATGCCGAACGACATCCCGATGTTCGCGTGGGCGGGCCATGGTGTGGCGATGGCGGGGGCGCACCGGGAGCTGTTGGCCGTCGCGGATGAGGTCACGCTCTCGAACGAGGCGGATGGTGTCGCGGTGGTGCTGGAGCGGGTCTTCGCCTGAGGGTCGGCTGCCGGGGACCAGTCCCCGGACCCCTGCGCCTCAAACTCCCCCAGCTACCGCTGGGAGGGGCCCCCGGGCGGGCTGGATGTGGCCGGCGCGGGCGTTTGTGTGTACGGGTCTAGGCTCGGGCCGACCCCAGCCCCCGGCGGTCTAGCCTCGGGCCGGCGGCCGGGGGAGGTCCGGCTCCCGTGCCCGTTCGGCGTTGAACTGGGCTCCGGTGAGCAGCGCGAGGTTCGCGAACCAGAGCCAGATGACGAAGACCACGATGCCGGCCAGCGAACCGTAGAGCCGGCCGTAGGTGTCCAGCTCCGTGTACAGCGTGAAGAGCCCCGAGGCGGCCAGCCAGAGCAGGGCCGCCAGTACGCCGCCGGGCAGTCCCCGGCGGGTCCCGCGGCTCTGGGCCGGGCCGGTCCGGAAGAGCATCAGCACCAGCAGGGTGACGACCGCCAGCAGCACGGGCCAGCGCAGGAGCGCGAGGCCCTCGGCGCCGGGCCCGCCCGCGGCCCGCGCCACCCATCGGGCCGTCGGCCCGGACACCACCAGCCCCACCGCGCCGACGACGAGCAGGACCAGCAGCAGCACGGCGTTGACGATCAGGGTGTGGGCGGCGCGCAGCGCGGTCCGGGTGTCCGGCACCCGGTGCATCGCGTGCAGGGCACGGCGGAACACCGCCAGGTAACTGCACGCCGACCACAGGGCGCTCAGCACTCCGCTGATCAACAGGGCCCATACCGAGGAGTGTTCCGCCGCGAGCCCGCCGAGCGCTTCGCGCAGCACCTGCGCCGACTGGGGCGGCACGTACGAGGTGAGCTGGGCGGTCAGCCGGTCCCTCGTGGCCCCGCCCAGCAGCCCCACGAGGGAGACCGCGATGACGAGCGCGGGCAGGAGCGCCAGTACGGCGTAGTAGGTGAGGGCGGCCGCGTGGTCGGCGAGGTTGTCGGTCCACACGCGGACGGCCGTGCGCCGCAGCTCGGCACGGGTGCGCGCCACGGGGGCCGCGCCGTACGGACGGGCTCGGCCTGATGCGCTGCGGGGGATGTCGGTCATGCCGTGCGAGTGCCCGACAGGGCTGTGCGCATGCGCCCGGGAAGCCCCGTGTACGGGCCACCGGGCCACCGGGCCCGCCGTGACGGGCCGTCGGCGGTGCGCGCGTACCGGACCGGGCCCGGGGTAGACGCGCCGCATGAAATGGACATACGCGCCGCGGCGCGCCGAGGAGCCGGACACCGGGGCCGTCGCGGCCCCCTGGACACGACGCCGTCCGGCACACCCCGCCGTCCGGGCGCTGGCCATGCTGGCGGCCTTCGTCGGGACCGTCCTGTTCAGCGTGGTCCTGGCCCGGCTCACGCTGGAACCGTCCGCCGCCTCGGTGGCCCTCGTGCACAGCAACGTCCGGCCCGGCCATTCGATCAGCGCCTACCTGGACGGGGCGTCGACCACCGAGGCGGTGCGCCAGCTGGGCGGGAACCTGCTGCTGGGCCTGCCGTTCGGGGTGCTCCTGCCCGTCCTCATGCCCCCGGCCCGGGGACTGCTGCGGGTCGCCGCGGTGACGGTCTGTCTGATGACGCTGGTGGAGCTCATCCAGGGCGCGCTCGTCACGGGACGCGTCTTCGACATCGACGACGTCATCCTCAACACGGCCGGAGCGCTCCTCGGCTACCTGCTGATCGGCCGGCGGCTGGGCCGGGCCGTGCACCCGCGCCGCCGGCACTGGTGGCACCGGGCCGGCCGCCGCGGAAAGGGGACCCCCGCGCCAAGTGACTCGTGAGTACTGCACACCCCGGCGGTGACAGCGGTGACTGTCACCGCACGCACCGGGCGTGACACGGTCGGTACTGCAACCG harbors:
- a CDS encoding HAD family hydrolase; the protein is MTSALPYALVATDLDGTLLRAGDTVSARSHTALAAARAAGARHIIVTGRPVPQVRHVLDGLGYTGLAVCGQGAQVYDAAAGLLLHSVAMDRELAEVALGKIEAEVGEVYAAVNQEGLDAEMLIGPGYRMWHPHLPTVRVARRSDLWASPINKVLLQHPRLSDDELTAVARSVVGDLVNVTMAGEHTVELQPPGIDKASGLAVAASLLDVTGSSTIAFGDMPNDIPMFAWAGHGVAMAGAHRELLAVADEVTLSNEADGVAVVLERVFA
- a CDS encoding VanZ family protein, which translates into the protein MKWTYAPRRAEEPDTGAVAAPWTRRRPAHPAVRALAMLAAFVGTVLFSVVLARLTLEPSAASVALVHSNVRPGHSISAYLDGASTTEAVRQLGGNLLLGLPFGVLLPVLMPPARGLLRVAAVTVCLMTLVELIQGALVTGRVFDIDDVILNTAGALLGYLLIGRRLGRAVHPRRRHWWHRAGRRGKGTPAPSDS
- a CDS encoding NADH-quinone oxidoreductase subunit M; protein product: MSFPLLTVTAAVPAVGAILTAAVPAARRTAAKWLALFFSLATLALAVLVAVRFEPGGDRYQLTESHAWIPDFGLRYELGVDGIGVALIALTAVLMPFIILAGWHDADPLENKSQRWRPTQGFFALILLVEAMVIISFEATDVFLFYIFFEAMLIPMYFLIGGFGDRATSSQSATAAAGGSDENAAAQRSYAAVKFLLYNLAGGLIMLAAVIGLYVVAGNFSLQEIAAARAAGTLDMATNTERWLFLGFFFAFAVKAPLWPLHTWLPNAMGESTAPVAVLITAVVDKVGTFAMLRFCLGLFPEASKWATPVILVLALISIVYGALVAVGQRDIKRLIAYASISHFGFIVLGIFAMTSQGQSGATLYMVNHGISTAALMLVAGFLISRRGSRLIADYGGVQKVAPVLAGTFLIGGLATLSLPGLAPFVSEFLVLVGTFARYPVAGIIATFGIVLAALYTLVLYQRTMTGPLKEELRTMPDLRLREVLVVAPLIALLIGLGVYPKPLTEIVNPAVEHTMSDVKQTDPKPEVGVVAEHAEHAKKGEAAK
- a CDS encoding YihY/virulence factor BrkB family protein, whose amino-acid sequence is MARTRAELRRTAVRVWTDNLADHAAALTYYAVLALLPALVIAVSLVGLLGGATRDRLTAQLTSYVPPQSAQVLREALGGLAAEHSSVWALLISGVLSALWSACSYLAVFRRALHAMHRVPDTRTALRAAHTLIVNAVLLLVLLVVGAVGLVVSGPTARWVARAAGGPGAEGLALLRWPVLLAVVTLLVLMLFRTGPAQSRGTRRGLPGGVLAALLWLAASGLFTLYTELDTYGRLYGSLAGIVVFVIWLWFANLALLTGAQFNAERAREPDLPRPPARG
- the nuoN gene encoding NADH-quinone oxidoreductase subunit NuoN, whose product is MAAAAPIDKIPAPHIEYAQLSPTLIVLGAAIIGVLVEAFVPRKARYYTQVFLAVAALASAFAAVVGLAAGGYGSTKAHIAAMGAVAVDGPALFLQGTIVLASIVAIFTFAERRLDPAAHGNRVDSFAAQAASVPGSDSEKEAVKAGFTTTEVFPLALFAVAGMLIFPAANDLLTLFVALEVFSLPLYLLCAVARRQRLMSQEAAVKYFLLGAFSSAFLLFGIALLYGYAGSVSYAVIAEVVDGTVANVDPALAGTMGNDALLLIGGALILMGLLFKVGAVPFHMWTPDVYQGAPTPVTGFMAAATKVAAFGALLRLLYVVLPGLRWDWRPVMWGVAIVTMLAGAVIAVTQTDVKRLLAYSSIAHAGFILAGVIATSAEGVKSVLFYLGAYSFVTIGAFAVVTLVRDAGGEATHLSKWAGLGRRSPLTAAVFAVFLLAFAGIPLTSGFSGKFAVFKAAAEGGAGALVVVGVISSAIAAFFYIRVIVLMFFSEPKADGPTVAVPSPLTMTTIAVGVAVTLVLGVAPQYFLELAGSASTFVR
- the nuoK gene encoding NADH-quinone oxidoreductase subunit NuoK; the encoded protein is MNPVNYLYLSALLFTIGAAGVLIRKNAIVLFMCVELMLNACNLAFVTFSRMHGNLDGQIIAFFTMVVAAAEVVVGLAIIVSLFRTRHSASVDDASLMKL
- the fahA gene encoding fumarylacetoacetase, coding for MPQQSPLDVPEGDPFGPHNLPYGVFSTAGEARRRIGVRIGGHVLDAGAAAAALGSPYTGLLGQPTLNPLLAAGRTAWHDVRRALTAWVTDPGHRPAVEPHLLPLDEVVLHLPYEVADYVDFYASEHHATNVGQMFRPDGDALTPNWKHLPIGYHGRAGTIVVSGTDVVRPSGQRKAPADPAPVFGPSVKLDIEAEVGFVVGTPSELGSPVALGDFEDHVFGLFLLNDWSARDIQAWEYVPLGPFLGKSFATSVSAWVTPLEALDGARVTPPARDFPLLPYLDDAAAERPGGFDLHITVSINGQEVAHPPFASMYWTAAQQLAHMTVNGASLRTGDVYGSGTVSGPETGQRGSLLELTWNGRDAIELTDGKRTFLEDGDTVTLTAWAPGAHGTRVGLGEVTGRIVGAAQ
- the nuoL gene encoding NADH-quinone oxidoreductase subunit L: MENMIALLVAAPLLGAVVLLCGGRRLDKAGHWIGTLLAAASFGIGLTLFADMLGKGAEDRTFHQRLFSWIPVEGFQADIGFQLDQLSMTFVLLISGVGTLIHVYSIGYMEHDERRRRFFGYLNLFVAAMLLLVIADNYLLLYVGWEGVGLASYLLIGFWQHKPSAATAAKKAFLVNRVGDMGLSIAIMLMFTTFGTFAFGPVLGSVSEAGEGKLTAIALMLLLAACGKSAQVPLQSWLGDAMEGPTPVSALIHAATMVTAGVYLIVRSGAIFNGAPDAQTAVVVVGAVTLLFGAIVGCAKDDIKKALAGSTMSQIGYMILAAGLGPIGYVFAIMHLVTHGFFKAGLFLGAGSVMHGMNDEVDMRKYGGLRTYMPVTFVTFGLGYLAIIGFPGLSGFFSKDMIIEAAFARGGTQGWILGGVTLLGAAITAFYMTRVMLLTFFGEKRWQPDANGHAPHPHESPKSMTIPMIVLAFGSVFAGGFFGIGDRFLKWLEPVTGHEHGHPPVSALTVTLATMVVLVIGVAIAWAMYGRKPVPVIAPRGSLLTRAARRDLYQDDFNHVVLVRGGEHLTRSLVYVDHSLVDGVVNGTAAGVGGLSGRLRKLQNGYARSYAVSMFGGTAILIAATLLMRAV